In Streptomyces sp. P3, one DNA window encodes the following:
- a CDS encoding S53 family peptidase, with the protein MRTTTSPASPARFGRQRRTGASILGAAALVLAGLGTAAQANAAPATPAHTASPKVTWAATPCATPKHKGDLTCKSFRVTGGTTAFQKERAADTGRTAAVTPKAAAAGPTGYGPSDLQDAYGLTDAASSNGTGETIAIVDAYDDPNAAADLAKYRSYYGLPACTVANGCFKKVSQTGSTTSLPAADSGWAQEESLDLDMASAVCPNCKILLVEATSSSMANLGKGVNEAVALGAKFVSNSYGGSESSSDTSYDTSYFKHPGVAITVSAGDEGYGAEYPASSKYVTSVGGTALSTSSNSRGWTEKVWNTSSTEGTGSGCSAYDAKPTWQTDTGCAKRTVSDVSAVADPATGVSVYDSYGVTAGWYTFGGTSASSPVIAAVYALAGTPGSSDYPASYPYAAAGTSALNDVTSGSNGTCSSSASYLCTARSGYDGPTGLGTPEGTDAFTG; encoded by the coding sequence TTGCGTACGACGACTTCCCCCGCCTCCCCCGCCAGATTCGGCCGGCAACGCCGCACCGGTGCCTCGATCCTCGGTGCCGCCGCCCTCGTGCTCGCCGGACTCGGCACCGCGGCCCAGGCGAACGCGGCACCCGCGACCCCCGCCCACACGGCGTCCCCGAAGGTCACCTGGGCGGCCACCCCCTGTGCCACCCCCAAGCACAAGGGTGACCTGACCTGCAAATCCTTCCGCGTCACCGGCGGCACCACCGCCTTCCAGAAGGAACGCGCCGCCGACACCGGCCGGACCGCCGCCGTCACCCCGAAGGCGGCCGCCGCCGGCCCCACCGGCTACGGCCCGTCCGACCTCCAGGACGCCTACGGCCTAACCGACGCCGCATCGAGCAACGGCACCGGCGAGACCATCGCGATCGTCGACGCGTACGACGACCCGAACGCCGCCGCCGACCTCGCCAAGTACCGCTCCTACTACGGCCTTCCCGCCTGCACGGTGGCCAACGGCTGCTTCAAGAAGGTGAGCCAGACCGGCTCGACGACGTCTCTGCCCGCCGCCGACAGCGGCTGGGCCCAGGAGGAGTCCCTCGACCTCGACATGGCCAGCGCGGTCTGCCCGAACTGCAAGATACTGCTCGTCGAGGCCACCTCCTCCTCGATGGCCAACCTCGGCAAGGGCGTGAACGAGGCCGTGGCGCTGGGCGCGAAGTTCGTCTCCAACAGCTACGGCGGCTCCGAGTCCTCCTCGGACACCTCGTACGACACCTCGTACTTCAAGCACCCCGGCGTCGCCATCACCGTCAGCGCGGGCGACGAGGGCTACGGGGCCGAGTACCCGGCCTCCTCCAAGTACGTGACGTCCGTGGGCGGCACCGCCCTGTCCACGTCCTCGAACTCCCGCGGCTGGACCGAGAAGGTCTGGAACACCAGTTCCACCGAGGGCACCGGCTCGGGCTGCTCCGCCTACGACGCCAAGCCGACCTGGCAGACCGACACCGGCTGCGCCAAGCGCACCGTCTCCGACGTCTCGGCCGTGGCCGACCCCGCGACCGGCGTCTCCGTCTACGACTCCTACGGCGTCACCGCCGGCTGGTACACCTTCGGCGGCACCAGCGCCTCCTCGCCTGTCATCGCCGCCGTCTACGCCCTCGCCGGCACCCCCGGCAGCAGCGACTACCCGGCCTCGTACCCCTACGCGGCCGCCGGCACCTCCGCCCT
- a CDS encoding serine protease — protein sequence MNRNALLGAVVLLAVTSASEAAADGGPGPLGVTAVAVSTPQSAKVGALFAADDADAGGLAGEHVCTASVVHSPHRDLVVTAAHCLIDGGEVAFVPGYRDGEAPYGIWKVARVFLPDEWKQGQDEDSDVAFAALEEQDGEGVEDVVGGNRFAPGTATGATPVSVTGYPNAGEAPIRCVNKPTAHTGTQQRIACPGFSGGTSGSPWVNGYGEVVGILGGHEQGGSTDDVSYSVVLGPEAAQLYRQASADSQDTP from the coding sequence ATGAACCGAAACGCCCTGCTCGGTGCGGTCGTGCTGCTGGCCGTCACCTCCGCCTCCGAGGCGGCCGCCGACGGGGGGCCCGGGCCCCTCGGAGTGACGGCCGTCGCCGTGTCGACGCCGCAGTCCGCGAAGGTCGGCGCGCTGTTCGCGGCGGACGACGCGGACGCCGGTGGCCTGGCCGGCGAGCACGTCTGCACCGCCTCCGTGGTGCACAGCCCGCACCGCGATCTCGTCGTCACGGCGGCGCACTGTCTGATCGACGGCGGTGAGGTGGCGTTCGTCCCCGGCTACCGGGACGGTGAGGCCCCCTACGGGATCTGGAAGGTCGCGAGGGTCTTCCTGCCCGACGAGTGGAAGCAGGGGCAGGACGAGGACAGCGATGTGGCGTTCGCCGCGCTCGAGGAGCAGGACGGCGAGGGCGTCGAGGACGTGGTCGGCGGCAACCGGTTCGCGCCGGGCACCGCCACGGGGGCCACGCCCGTGAGCGTCACGGGGTACCCCAATGCCGGTGAGGCGCCGATCCGGTGCGTGAACAAACCCACCGCCCACACCGGCACCCAGCAGCGCATAGCCTGCCCCGGCTTTTCCGGCGGCACCAGCGGGAGCCCGTGGGTGAACGGCTACGGCGAGGTCGTCGGCATACTGGGCGGTCACGAGCAGGGCGGATCCACGGACGACGTCTCGTACAGCGTGGTCCTGGGACCGGAGGCCGCGCAGCTGTACCGGCAGGCTTCCGCCGATTCCCAGGACACGCCCTAG
- a CDS encoding carbonic anhydrase codes for MNPEDAPHRSVQRPPAAATARRALLRGLAGTATLGGLALSAAPASAAPRPTASRGASPRGTAPRPATADQALRELAAGNRRWRTYCERHPDETPAVRASLTAGQQPFAVVLGCIDSRVPPELVFDQGLGDLMTVRSAGEVLDEAVLGSVAYGVLELGIPLVMVLGHQSCGAVKAAVQADRSGERLPAHIQYLADQISPNIDRTKDGDARVDSTIDANIRAVRSRLAAEPDLAAKISAGELAVVGARYELSSQLVHPVV; via the coding sequence GTGAATCCTGAAGACGCCCCCCACAGATCCGTGCAGCGCCCTCCGGCCGCCGCCACCGCCCGCCGCGCGCTGCTGCGCGGCCTCGCCGGCACGGCGACCCTGGGCGGCCTCGCCCTCTCGGCGGCCCCCGCCTCCGCCGCCCCCCGCCCGACCGCCTCGCGCGGCGCCTCCCCGCGCGGTACCGCGCCCCGGCCCGCCACCGCCGACCAGGCACTGCGGGAACTCGCCGCGGGCAACCGGCGCTGGCGCACCTACTGCGAGCGCCATCCGGACGAGACGCCCGCGGTCCGGGCGAGTCTGACGGCGGGTCAGCAGCCCTTCGCCGTGGTCCTCGGCTGCATCGACTCGCGCGTGCCGCCCGAGCTGGTGTTCGACCAGGGCCTCGGCGACCTGATGACCGTCCGCAGCGCGGGCGAGGTCCTCGACGAGGCCGTTCTCGGCAGCGTGGCCTACGGCGTGCTCGAACTGGGGATACCGCTGGTCATGGTGCTCGGGCACCAGTCGTGCGGCGCGGTGAAGGCCGCCGTGCAGGCGGACCGGTCCGGTGAGCGGCTGCCCGCCCACATCCAGTATCTGGCGGACCAGATATCCCCGAACATCGATCGCACGAAGGACGGCGACGCCCGCGTCGACTCGACCATCGACGCCAACATCCGGGCCGTCCGCTCGCGCCTCGCAGCCGAGCCCGACCTCGCCGCGAAGATCTCCGCCGGCGAGCTGGCCGTCGTCGGAGCCCGCTACGAGCTGAGCAGCCAGCTCGTGCACCCCGTCGTGTAG